From a single Phalacrocorax aristotelis chromosome 1, bGulAri2.1, whole genome shotgun sequence genomic region:
- the NUMA1 gene encoding nuclear mitotic apparatus protein 1 isoform X2 has translation MEALPWDWRWFCVGTPGTWRLALVQSSMLPGPPSSPMGDIMQTPQFQLRRLKKQLAAERENRDELEVELAENRKLITEKEAQITMMQQRIDRLTLLNEKQAADQLEPKEMEELREKNESLMVRLHEALKQCQDLKTEKGQMDRKINQLSEENGDLSFKLREIASHLVQLQDALNELSEEHNAALAQSQDKQGQLESELHAALQEKKCSEEKIEILQGKISLLEDQLAKLGDCSAQEKGEVMGDILKLEELKQEVSSLAAKGAELQATVLRLEEEKQLREAALQSERGRFEEEKQQMGSLVANLQSSLSESHRARERLEQDLRAQEAEAEGEAGRLAALNAQHEKTLRERDSALQQLQHLREANASLSSQLQAMAQAQDASQAASAAEKAELSRKVGDLEARILELGAQRQQGTMEGLKAQLRELEARLKESQQRLAERERLAWENTRLQERLLFLEESLRNTEGILEDEKRRAAESLEGSLARIAELEAERQQLAQGREPAPQQQGEEPAKCWAPEESREKPMGASPAARGEEGGRGRLEEEMRALSREHGWACQQLQAEQEKVAALEARVERLAAEHQERLAALQADLSSAGAQVKEKEGEEQKLRAEVSSLREKMAVAEQAAAQRAAGLEADARRAAEALEGVSQQLSQEKLKSKELEAAVERLRSAETELSRAAATSRQRELEVEAEVKKLSGEVTLLRARLEETLREHRQDLACREEEAERLRQEVERAKADCAAERACKAELEAQLQNSLNEQRVERSVHREELARSQGLMEEKEGELEELRRKNASWGEELRDLQKMVSKLKGELALAEAAKERAPKADSELQGFSEAARDRDVEGDSIKATCSKEVSLESSEEKTRHREQESGSSQDLYQEKLKESQALRLQVEELEQKCREQQEAMAALERAAAKAAVAEQAELEASRREVAQQKEKASELQKLLEASRSVQALHDSTVEALQKELQEKGRELIQSKTAIATAEKELASLRSVAQEKGRSEESWKEQVSQCLQEMERKNSLIGSLEHEVSILHRQVTEKEGESKELKRLIVAESEKSKKLEERLRVLQTEMATAASRAAERCSLMKVEVQRCQEEMEKQRLAIESLKRDRHCQSEREDELRQEVKVCQDKCLQKEQLLAALQQELGSAQALAGELPALKHLCQQLQAERASLESQHRQDAEQRAKALAALQAELARAKLEAAEAPSLRERSAEQDRAIQRLQAEVAEQAARLAGLQQANARLAEENRGLGESRSRGQQRLEAELGQARERHTRELERLRSASEELVASSRQEAEEAAQKLEAMTNEYESSKAVALEERRKLLEERQRLTAQVEQLELLRKEQAKQAEELNKKLTQHEKATRTQQQRVKVLEGELQAEATRQQEKVAELQAQLAQKEQAAEHYKGQMEKAKTYYDAKKQQNQDLAEKLKAMEQLQKENAELRTESERLAKELQQSVLQAKESELSCRNLTSQVHSLEAQVEFANRQLRELGKFQVATDTLKGRETFRQNPADLSADSLDLSLDEAQPLNSTRKAGRSRSETSTVPPDSKESLGSQRLPHKVESLESLYFTPIPSRTRSQLESSASSLGDLSLDSGCKTRSARRLTTINITMTKKQAKTEEPDSTDASFCSIPVAQPPNAAPGKGRLRSAASTRSLTSFPSQESLVKLETSSPQETSSNSALLGLPGYRPVTRSSLRLLQGSSSSSSLGRSSVYLGTCQDEPEQLDDWNRIAELQQRNQACPPHLKTCYPLESRPSNSLGTITDEEMKTGDPKETLRRASMQPSQILAGPAARRSTLGTAWAGGITTRQQRKRLSDESHQGPDTPESKKPTSCFPRPQTPRDRSERRSSQVSQRSEQQPPGKQAQRRQSMAFSILNTPKKLGNSLLRRAASRKNTPKNSPRGSTRRSPRIATAKSPKGKASRRALKDTKF, from the exons ATGGAAGCTTTGCCCTGGGACTGGAGGTGGTTTTGTGTGGGCACGCCAGGCACTTGGAGACTGGCGTTAGTGCAGTCAAG CATGCTCCCCGGCCCTCCGTCCTCGCCCATGGGGGACATCATGCAGACCCCCCAGTTTCAGCTGCGACGGCTGAAGAAGCAGCTGGCTGCGGAGAGAGAGAACCGGGATGAGCTGGAggtggagctggcagagaaTCGCAAGCTTATCACAGAGAAGG AGGCTCAGATCACCATGATGCAGCAACGGATTGACCGCTTGACTCTGCTGAATGAGAAGCAAGCTGCAGACCAGCTGGAGCCCAAGGAAATGGAGGAGCTGAGGGAGAAGAATGAGAG CCTGATGGTGCGTTTGCACGAGGCTCTCAAGCAGTGCCAGGACCTGAAGACTGAAAAAGGCCAGATGGACCGAAAAATCAACCAGCTCTCCGAGGAGAACGGGGATCTTTCCTTCAAG CTGCGGGAGATCGCCAGCCACTTGGTCCAGCTGCAGGATGCCCTGAACGAGCTCTCGGAGGAGCACAACGCGGCCCTGGCGCAGTCGCAGGACAAGCAGGGGCAGCTGGAGAGCGAGCTGCATGCTGCCCTGCAGGAGAAG AAATGCTCGGAAGAGAAGATCGAGATTCTCCAGGGGAAGATTTCTCTGCTGGAGGACCAGCTGGCCAAGCTGGGGGACTGCAGCGCccaggagaagggagaggtCATGGGGGACATCCTGAAG CTGGAGGAGCTGAAGCAGGAGGTGTCCAGCCTCGCCGCTAAAGGGGCTGAGCTCCAGGCCACCGTCCTgcggctggaggaggagaagcagctgcGGGAGGCAGCCCTGCAGTCCGAGCGCGGCCGCTTcgaggaggagaagcagcagatggGCAGCCTCGTCGCCAACCTCCAGAGCTCCCTCTCCGAGAGCCACCGGGCCAGGGAGAGGCTGGAGCAGGACCTGCGGGCACAGGAGGCcgaggcagagggggaggctGGGCGGCTGGCTGCCCTCAATGCCCAGCACGAGAAAACCCTACGGGAGAGGGactctgccctgcagcagctccagcacctGCGGGAGGCCAACGCGTCCctgagcagccagctgcaggcCATGGCGCAGGCCCAGGATGCCAGCCAGGCCGCCTCGGCGGCGGAGAAGGCTGAGCTGAGCCGCAAGGTTGGCGATCTGGAAGCCAGGATCCTCGAGCTCGGCGCCCAGCGGCAGCAGGGAACGATGGAGGGGCTGAAAGCCCAGCTGCGGGAGCTGGAGGCCAGGCTGAAGGAAAGCCAGCAGAGGCTGGCTGAGAGGGAGAGGCTGGCCTGGGAGAACACCCGCCTGCAGGAGCGGCTGCTCTTCTTGGAGGAATCCCTGCGGAACACCGAGGGCATCCTGGAGGATGAGAAGAGGCGGGCGGCCGAGAGCCTGGAGGGCAGCCTGGCCAGGATCGccgagctggaggcagagaggcagcagctggcgcAGGGCCGGGAGCCGGCCCCGCAGCAGCAGGGCGAGGAGCCGGCCAAGTGCTGGGCACCGGAGGAGAGCCGGGAGAAGCCGATGGGAGCCTCCCCTGCGGCccgaggggaggaaggagggcgCGGGCggctggaggaggagatgcGGGCGCTGAGCCGGGAGCACGGCTgggcctgccagcagctgcaggccGAGCAGGAGAAGGTGGCCGCGCTGGAGGCCCGCGTGGAGCGCCTCGCTGCCGAGCACCAGGAGAGGCTGGCCGCCCTCCAGGCCGACCTGTCCAGCGCCGGGGCGCaagtgaaggagaaggagggCGAGGAGCAGAAGCTGAGGGCTGAGGTCTCCTCCCTGCGGGAGAAGATGGCTGTCGCGGAGCAAGCCGCAGCCCAGCGCGCGGCCGGGCTGGAGGCGGATGCCCGGAGAGCCGCTGAGGCGCTGGAGGGGGtctcccagcagctctcccaggAGAAGCTCAAATCCAAGGAGCTGGAAGCTGCCGTGGAGCGGCTGCGGAGTGCAGAGACTGAGCTCTCCCGGGCGGCCGCCACCAGCAGGCAGCGGGAGCTGGAGGTGGAGGCGGAGGTGAAGAAGCTGTCTGGGGAGGTGACCCTGCTGCGTGCCAGGCTGGAGGAGACCCTGCGGGAGCACCGGCAGGACCTGGCATGCCGGGAGGAGGAAGCTGAACGCTTGCGACAGGAGGTGGAACGCGCCAAGGCGGATTGTGCCGCCGAGCGAGCCTgcaaggcagagctggaagcGCAGCTGCAAAACTCCCTCAATGAGCAGCGGGTGGAGCGGTCGGTGCACCGGGAGGAGCTGGCCCGGTCCCAGGGGCTgatggaggagaaggaaggggagctggaggagctccGCCGGAAAAATGCCTCGTGGGGCGAGGAGCTGAGGGACCTGCAGAAGATGGTGAGCAAGCTGAAAGGAGAGCTTGCCTTGGCGGAGGCAGCCAAGGAGCGGGCGCCCAAGGCGGACAGTGAGCTGCAGGGCTTCTCGGAGGCCGCCCGGGACAGGGATGTGGAGGGGGACAGCATCAAGGCCACCTGCTCGAAGGAGGTGTCCCTCGAAAGCTCGGAGGAGAAGACCCGCCACAGGGAGCAGGAGTCCGGCTCAAGCCAAGACCTTTACCAGGAGAAGCTGAAGGAGAGCCAGGCGCTTCGTTTGCaagtggaggagctggagcagaagtgcagggagcagcaggaggctaTGGCTGCCCTCGAGCGAGCGGCAGCCAAGGCAGCGGTAGCGGAGCAAGCGGAGCTGGAGGCCTCGAGGAGGGAAGTGGCCCAGCAGAAGGAGAAGGCGTCGGAGCTGCAGAAGCTGTTGGAGGCCTCGAGGTCGGTGCAGGCTCTGCACGACAGCACCGTggaggctctgcagaaggagctgcaggagaagggcagggagctgatCCAGAGCAAAACCGCCATCGCCACCGCCGAGAAGGAGCTGGCGTCCCTCCGCTCCGTGGCACAGGAGAAGGGCCGGTCGGAGGAGAGCTGGAAGGAGCAAGTGTCCCAGTGCCTCCAGGAGATGGAGAGGAAGAACAGCCTGATTGGCAGCCTGGAGCACGAGGTCTCCATCCTCCATCGGCAGGTGAcggagaaggagggagaaagcaaGGAGCTGAAACGCCTGATCGTTGCTGAGTCAGAGAAGAGCAAGAAGCTGGAGGAGAGGCTGCGGGTGCTGCAGACGGAGATGGCCACCGCTGCCTCCCGGGCGGCTGAGAGATGCTCGCTGATGAAGGTGGAGGTGCAGCGGTGCcaggaggagatggagaagcAGCGGTTGGCCATCGAGTCCCTGAAGAGAGACCGTCACTGCCAGAGTGAGCGGGAGGACGAGCTGCGCCAGGAGGTGAAGGTCTGCCAGGACAAGTGCCTCCAGAAGGAGCAGCTCCTCGCcgccctgcagcaggagctcGGCAGCGCCCAGGCGCTCGCCGGGGAGCTGCCGGCGCTGAAGCACctttgccagcagctgcaggccGAGCGCGCCTCTCTGGAGAGCCAGCACCGCCAGGACGCGGAGCAGAGGGCGAAAGCCCTGGCCGCTCTGCAAGCGGAGCTGGCGCGGGCCAAGCTGGAGGCGGCCGAGGCGCCCTCCCTGCGGGAGCGGTCGGCAGAGCAGGATCGGGCCATCCAGCGGCTGCAGGCGGAGGTGGCGGAGCAGGCGGCGCGGCTggcggggctgcagcaggccaACGCTCGGCTGGCCGAGGAGAACCGGGGGCTCGGCGAGAGCCGGAGCCGCGGGCAGCAGCGGCTCGAGGCGGAGCTGGGCCAGGCCAGGGAGCGGCACACACGGGAGCTGGAGCGGCTGCGGTCGGCGTCGGAGGAGCTCGTGGCCAGCAGCCGGCAGGAGGCCGAGGAGGCGGCGCAGAAGCTGGAAGCGATGACTAACGAGTATGAGAGCAGCAAGGCAGTGgcgctggaggagaggaggaagctgctggaggagaggcagaggcTGACGGCTCAG GTGGAGCAGCTGGAGTTACTTCGGAAAGAACAAGCTAAGCAG GCAGAGGAGCTGAATAAAAAGCTGACCCAGCATGAGAAGGCCACCCGAACCCAGCAGCAGCGAGTTAAG gtgctggaaggggagctgcaggcagaggccaCCCGCCAGCAGGAGAaggtggcagagctgcaggcgCAGCTCGCCCAGAAGGAGCAGGCAGCCGAGCACTACAAAGGCCAG ATGGAGAAGGCAAAAACTTACTACGAcgcaaagaagcagcagaaccAGGACCTGGCAGAGAAGCTGAAGGCcatggagcagctgcagaaagagaacGCGGAGCTCCGGACCGAGTCGGAGAGGTTggccaaggagctgcagcagagcgTCCTGCAGGCCAAGGAGTcggagctgagctgcaggaacCTCACCAGCCAGGTCCACAGCCTGGAGGCTCAG GTGGAGTTTGCCAATCGGCAGCTAAGGGAGCTCGGCAAGTTCCAGGTGGCGACGGACACGCTGAAGGGCCGGGAGACTTTCCGCCAGAACCCCGCCGATCTCAGCGCCGACAGCCTCGACCTCAGCCTTGATGAAGCGCAACCGCTCAACTCCACCAG GAAGGCTGGCCGCTCGCGGTCGGAGACCTCAACAGTGCCGCCAGACAGCAAAGAGTCATTGGGGTCCCAGCGGCTCCCCCACAAGGTGGAATCCTTGGAGAGCCTCTACTtcacccccatccccagccGCACGCGGtcccagctggagagcagcgcCAGCTCCCTGGGCGACCTCTCGCTCGACTCCGGGTGCAAGACCCGCTCGGCCCGGCGCCTTACCACCATCAACATCACCATGACCAAA AAACAGGCCAAGACCGAGGAACCGGACAGCACCGATGCCTCCTTCTGCAGCATCCCGGTGGCTCAGCCCCCGAATGCCGCCCCGGGCAAGGGCCGGCTGCGCTCGGCCGCCTCCACCCGCTCCCTCACCAGCTTCCCCTCCCAGGAGTCCCTCGTCAAGCTGGAAACGTCCTCCCCGCAGGAGACCTCCAGCAATTCGGCGCTGCTGGGCCTCCCTGGCTACCGGCCGGTCACGCGCAGCTCCCTGAGGCTCTtgcaggggagcagcagcagctccagcctgg GCCGGAGCAGCGTCTACCTGGGCACGTGCCAGGACGAGCCGGAGCAGCTGGATGACTGGAACCGAATTGCGGAGCTGCAGCAGCGTAACCAGGCCTGCCCTCCCCACCTAAAGACCTGCTACCCCCTGGAGAGCCGG CCCTCCAACTCCCTGGGGACCATCACGGACGAGGAGATGAAGACGGGCGACCCAAAGGAGACGCTGCGGCGTGCCAGCATGCAGCCCTCGCAGATCTTGGccggcccggccgcccggcgcAGCACCCTGGGCACGGCCTGGGCCGGTGGCATCACCACCCGGCAGCAACGCAAGCGCCTTTCGGATGAATCCCACCAGGGCCCTGACACCCCCGAG TCCAAGAAGCCGACCAGCTGCTTCCCACGTCCCCAGACCCCCCGGGACCGCAGCGAGCGGCGCAGCTCCCAGGTCAGCCAGCGGAGTGAACAGCAGCCCCCCGGCAAGCAG GCCCAGAGGCGCCAGTCGATGGCATTCAGCATCCTCAACACCCCGAAAAAGCTGGGAAACAGTCTCCTGCGCCGGGCGGCCAGCCGGAAAAACACCCCCAAGAACTCCCCCCGCGGCAGCACCCGCCGCTCGCCCCGCATCGCCACAGCCAAGTCCCCCAAGGGCAAG GCCAGTCGCAGAGCGCTCAAGGACACGAAATTCTGA